In a genomic window of Shouchella clausii:
- a CDS encoding J domain-containing protein, whose product MTAWETLEIEPTDNLTAIKKAYAKGLKKHHPEEDPEGYQQLREAYDFAMKQAKQGIVYTATKTAEPLRDWALDEKAVIPEHPVDDFIKKVQNLYDDFFARLEIDNWETLLQADIIWNVQHSEQLQDELIDFLQEHPYLHSSVWQLLEQTFHWSEQKEQLLERYGEETTSFLIENIAHYQQLSYDCFQKEVDMDYERYLQLRADAQAYLRNDQLEAAKVVIDRAFKLFARDPDLWHLKGVYYLRNNDYQAALHMFQEKLALSPADPDGLLYSAQLHFHFKDFQKVIADCDQLLAYHDHHVEGLFLKIKGHLELNDEVTAHQWIEKAIELYPDRPEFFPYRSRVLNEKTRNEQIELPEPTSKNKRRLNNMLFYLFMVLRRAWIYVFVFLIMLIPPVPFHYTAFFLIPIFWESAIGIP is encoded by the coding sequence ATGACCGCTTGGGAAACGTTAGAAATCGAACCAACGGATAATCTAACAGCTATCAAAAAAGCCTATGCGAAAGGGTTAAAAAAACATCATCCGGAAGAAGATCCTGAAGGCTATCAGCAGCTTAGGGAAGCCTATGATTTTGCCATGAAACAGGCTAAGCAAGGGATTGTATATACAGCGACAAAGACGGCTGAACCTTTACGAGACTGGGCATTGGATGAGAAGGCAGTGATTCCAGAACACCCAGTAGACGACTTTATCAAAAAGGTTCAGAACCTCTATGATGATTTTTTCGCACGTCTTGAGATTGATAACTGGGAAACGTTACTGCAGGCAGACATTATTTGGAACGTGCAACATTCGGAACAGCTTCAAGATGAGTTAATTGATTTTTTACAGGAGCATCCTTATTTACACTCCTCCGTTTGGCAGCTTCTTGAACAAACATTCCATTGGTCTGAACAAAAGGAACAATTGCTAGAACGCTATGGGGAAGAAACGACATCCTTTTTGATCGAAAATATAGCCCATTATCAACAATTAAGCTATGATTGTTTCCAGAAAGAAGTCGATATGGATTATGAGCGCTACCTTCAATTACGGGCGGATGCACAAGCTTATTTACGTAATGATCAATTAGAAGCCGCCAAAGTAGTAATTGACCGAGCCTTTAAACTGTTTGCCCGTGACCCTGACTTATGGCATTTAAAGGGGGTCTATTATTTACGAAACAACGATTACCAGGCTGCTTTGCACATGTTCCAGGAAAAGCTGGCCTTATCTCCAGCAGACCCCGACGGATTGCTTTATAGCGCTCAGCTGCATTTTCACTTCAAAGACTTTCAAAAAGTCATTGCCGACTGTGATCAACTTCTTGCCTACCACGATCATCACGTTGAGGGATTATTTTTAAAGATTAAAGGCCATTTAGAATTAAATGATGAAGTAACAGCCCATCAGTGGATTGAGAAGGCGATTGAATTATATCCGGATCGGCCGGAATTTTTTCCATATCGGTCAAGAGTGCTCAATGAAAAAACAAGAAATGAGCAAATTGAACTCCCAGAACCGACGTCTAAAAATAAAAGACGATTGAATAATATGCTCTTTTATTTATTTATGGTTCTACGGAGAGCATGGATATACGTGTTCGTTTTTCTTATTATGCTTATCCCGCCCGTCCCTTTTCACTATACTGCGTTTTTTCTAATCCCGATCTTTTGGGAGAGTGCTATTGGTATTCCTTAA
- a CDS encoding phosphopentomutase: protein MGKATLLVLDGFGVGAMADCHETKPEDIHASTYAHLQETVGLKLPTLMKMGLGKIVNNEGEAIAAYGKSKLAHHGADTFMGHQELMGSKPGKPAKRLMKEVGQQIADGLTANGYHVEELIEGKPILLVDGAVVVGDNLESALGNIINMTADLTQISFEAATKMAAVVRKHVDTSRVIVFGNESVPLTDIVAAAEEGKPGQWGINAPKTGVYGEGYQVLHLGYGVTFEKQFAYLAEQAGKPVYRIGKTADVIQAQGFANPVVHTPELLSIYKKMYNEAEEDAVFLVNVQETDLAGHKEDPSWYKEVLETVDHFLAQFLPTLAEHDLLIVTADHGNDPTCGHSQHTREHTPILVYGKQVQPVCLGVRDTMADIAATLSDFTGVQTPEFGTSFLPELTGK from the coding sequence ATGGGAAAAGCAACGTTGCTCGTGTTGGATGGTTTTGGTGTTGGCGCAATGGCAGATTGCCATGAAACCAAACCAGAAGACATCCACGCCTCCACATACGCCCATCTACAGGAAACCGTCGGATTAAAGTTGCCTACGCTCATGAAAATGGGCTTAGGAAAAATTGTCAACAATGAAGGCGAAGCCATTGCCGCTTATGGCAAAAGCAAACTTGCCCATCATGGAGCGGATACATTTATGGGCCATCAAGAACTAATGGGGTCGAAGCCAGGAAAACCAGCTAAGCGCCTCATGAAAGAAGTTGGGCAGCAAATCGCCGACGGTTTAACGGCAAATGGGTACCATGTAGAAGAACTAATCGAAGGCAAGCCGATTTTGCTAGTTGACGGCGCTGTCGTCGTAGGAGACAATTTGGAGTCGGCACTCGGCAATATCATTAATATGACTGCTGATTTAACCCAAATTTCCTTCGAAGCGGCAACAAAGATGGCCGCTGTAGTCAGAAAGCATGTTGATACAAGCCGTGTGATTGTATTTGGAAACGAGTCTGTGCCGCTAACAGACATTGTAGCTGCGGCGGAAGAAGGGAAACCAGGCCAGTGGGGCATTAATGCGCCTAAAACAGGTGTATACGGCGAAGGGTATCAAGTGCTCCATTTAGGCTATGGCGTGACATTTGAAAAGCAATTTGCCTATTTGGCCGAACAAGCAGGAAAGCCAGTTTATCGAATTGGCAAAACAGCTGATGTCATTCAGGCACAAGGCTTTGCAAACCCTGTTGTCCATACCCCTGAATTGCTTTCAATATACAAAAAAATGTACAATGAAGCGGAAGAAGATGCTGTTTTCCTCGTGAATGTCCAAGAAACTGACTTGGCCGGTCACAAAGAAGATCCGTCTTGGTATAAAGAAGTGCTTGAAACGGTCGATCATTTTTTAGCTCAGTTTTTGCCGACACTGGCAGAACACGACCTACTTATCGTTACAGCCGACCATGGAAATGACCCGACTTGCGGCCACTCCCAACATACGAGGGAGCACACCCCTATACTCGTATATGGAAAACAAGTTCAGCCAGTATGTTTAGGTGTTCGAGACACGATGGCCGATATTGCGGCGACACTAAGTGACTTTACAGGCGTACAAACGCCCGAATTTGGTACAAGTTTCTTGCCGGAATTAACGGGGAAGTAG
- a CDS encoding YhfT family protein: MVDVILLIAIGALSAVMANLGIAVFNDGLRPIVPENLEGRMSRKELGVTAFAMSFGLVIGFGIPISIAGSIILIHSILLGTDIIGLSIARGKFSTMAAGVLGGLYGAGIYYGLQVVVDLFARLPLNFVDGFNLVGEPVVVAFMVFPAIAVALQFSVKKGIVTFLVAALARQLIVFSNEKGLLEIGGSSVTLSPEGIALVVGMVFLMAFAMQEKSDDTSMEQMATLFVDRVNRIKKFAVVLMASGALLAAAANLLIVSGDPITLNLLADGRINEGGIAALAKALGFVPLIASTAIATGVYGPAGFTLVFAVGIFSPNPFIAAAIGAIVILLEVLLLSKLAKFLDRYPGVRASGENIRTAMTRVLEVALLIGGANAANAIVPGFGFFAIAGFYLLNEAGGRPIVRMAVGPVGAIAVGIIGNILALLGIFTPPA, translated from the coding sequence ATGGTAGATGTAATTTTGCTCATTGCGATCGGTGCGCTAAGCGCAGTGATGGCCAATTTAGGAATCGCCGTTTTTAATGATGGGTTGCGCCCGATTGTACCAGAGAACTTGGAAGGGCGAATGTCGCGGAAAGAACTAGGAGTAACCGCATTTGCAATGAGCTTCGGGCTTGTCATTGGTTTCGGCATTCCTATATCCATTGCTGGCAGCATTATTTTGATTCATAGCATCTTGCTAGGAACGGATATCATTGGTCTATCGATTGCAAGAGGCAAATTTTCCACAATGGCAGCAGGTGTGTTAGGGGGACTTTACGGAGCAGGCATCTATTATGGGCTTCAAGTCGTTGTTGATTTGTTTGCTCGCTTGCCGCTTAACTTTGTAGATGGCTTCAATTTGGTTGGCGAACCGGTTGTTGTTGCGTTTATGGTCTTTCCAGCGATTGCTGTTGCTTTGCAGTTCTCTGTCAAGAAAGGGATTGTCACGTTTTTGGTGGCAGCGCTTGCCCGGCAGCTGATTGTATTTTCCAATGAAAAAGGCCTTCTTGAAATTGGCGGTTCATCGGTTACCCTTAGTCCGGAAGGGATTGCCCTCGTTGTAGGAATGGTGTTTTTAATGGCGTTTGCCATGCAGGAAAAATCGGATGACACAAGCATGGAACAAATGGCGACATTGTTTGTCGACCGGGTGAACCGGATTAAAAAGTTTGCGGTTGTGCTCATGGCATCAGGTGCGTTGCTTGCTGCAGCTGCAAACTTGTTAATTGTATCTGGAGATCCGATCACACTGAATTTGCTTGCAGATGGCCGGATTAATGAGGGAGGCATTGCTGCACTAGCGAAAGCACTTGGCTTTGTGCCACTCATTGCCAGCACCGCTATTGCTACAGGCGTATATGGCCCAGCCGGGTTTACACTCGTTTTTGCTGTCGGTATCTTTTCGCCAAACCCGTTTATTGCCGCGGCGATTGGCGCGATTGTGATCTTGCTTGAAGTCCTGCTGTTATCAAAGTTAGCGAAGTTTCTTGACCGTTATCCAGGCGTGCGTGCTTCTGGGGAAAATATCCGTACCGCGATGACACGTGTTCTTGAAGTGGCATTGCTCATCGGCGGCGCCAATGCGGCAAATGCGATTGTCCCTGGATTTGGCTTCTTTGCCATCGCCGGATTTTATTTACTAAACGAAGCCGGAGGCCGCCCAATTGTACGGATGGCAGTAGGCCCTGTTGGCGCAATAGCTGTTGGAATTATTGGCAACATCTTAGCCTTACTAGGGATTTTCACGCCACCAGCATAG
- a CDS encoding ABC transporter ATP-binding protein encodes MVIDLENVSFQKAKKPILQDISWQVRPGEQWAILGANGSGKTSLLKLITGYEWASAGRISVLGSVFGSVNIHELRKRVGWVSASLDQRYQMHEGMPCADVIVSGVHASIGVHEAITKADGERALALARSMGLEHVAFSPLSQLSQGERKKAFMARALINEPELLILDEATSGLDLSAREQLLAEVERMLTRKQAPTLLYVTHYPEEILPSISHVLLLKKGRVLAAGRKEEVLTASLISEALGLPLTVEWANGRPWVKATTAFAHGLDNGD; translated from the coding sequence ATGGTTATCGATTTAGAAAATGTCTCGTTTCAAAAAGCCAAAAAACCTATTTTACAGGACATCTCCTGGCAAGTTAGGCCTGGGGAGCAATGGGCGATATTAGGCGCAAATGGATCAGGAAAAACCTCGTTATTAAAGCTGATTACAGGGTATGAATGGGCATCTGCTGGAAGGATATCGGTATTAGGGTCTGTTTTTGGCTCTGTCAATATCCATGAGTTGCGGAAGAGGGTTGGCTGGGTCAGTGCTTCTCTTGACCAGCGTTACCAAATGCATGAAGGGATGCCATGTGCAGATGTGATTGTCAGTGGTGTTCATGCCTCGATTGGTGTTCACGAAGCGATCACAAAAGCAGATGGAGAAAGGGCGTTAGCGCTAGCACGCTCAATGGGGTTAGAACATGTTGCTTTCTCGCCTCTAAGCCAGCTTTCGCAAGGGGAACGCAAGAAAGCTTTTATGGCGAGGGCGTTAATCAATGAGCCAGAATTGCTGATTCTGGATGAAGCAACAAGCGGGCTTGATTTGTCTGCGCGGGAGCAGTTGCTCGCTGAAGTAGAACGGATGTTGACAAGAAAACAAGCGCCAACGTTGCTGTATGTGACTCATTATCCAGAAGAAATTCTTCCGTCCATCAGCCATGTATTGCTCCTGAAAAAGGGGAGAGTCCTTGCTGCGGGCAGGAAAGAAGAAGTATTGACAGCTAGCCTAATAAGTGAGGCGTTGGGGCTGCCTCTTACGGTCGAGTGGGCAAATGGACGGCCATGGGTAAAAGCAACAACCGCATTTGCACATGGGCTGGACAACGGAGACTGA
- a CDS encoding DUF1266 domain-containing protein: MVFLKPAGMFKKTKKRRQALYFRCLSAACIESDFLNHYFTVYDFTYIRDRLIGKKFLQKVLEKWGISSAAELKQKIQWLMDVGTRREFDHYLNQLMPLSEEARTRFVQSLTKDDPDYPKFYIANRGVHTLTEAGVAAVDWAWSIYLCRIGRRLGWLSKTEANEVMLKAAQQSQNAYLNWNEYFTAFHLASYFNANDSEHDQYAKHGLSIIFTLLIKGNSPLLKLDWKNDELVHK, translated from the coding sequence TTGGTATTCCTTAAGCCGGCAGGGATGTTCAAAAAAACAAAGAAAAGACGGCAAGCTCTTTATTTCCGTTGTCTTTCCGCAGCTTGCATCGAAAGTGACTTTCTTAATCATTATTTTACTGTATACGATTTTACCTATATTAGAGATCGCCTAATCGGGAAAAAGTTTTTGCAAAAGGTGTTAGAAAAATGGGGGATTTCCAGTGCAGCCGAGTTAAAACAAAAGATTCAATGGTTGATGGACGTTGGGACCCGCCGGGAATTCGATCACTATCTCAATCAGCTAATGCCTTTATCAGAAGAAGCAAGGACCCGGTTTGTCCAATCCTTAACGAAGGATGACCCTGATTATCCGAAATTCTATATAGCGAACCGCGGAGTTCATACGTTAACAGAAGCAGGAGTTGCAGCAGTAGACTGGGCTTGGAGTATTTACCTGTGCCGCATCGGCAGACGACTAGGGTGGTTATCAAAAACAGAAGCAAATGAAGTGATGTTAAAGGCTGCCCAACAATCGCAAAACGCATATTTAAATTGGAATGAATATTTCACTGCCTTTCATTTGGCCAGTTATTTCAATGCCAATGATAGTGAACATGATCAATATGCGAAACACGGCCTTTCCATCATATTTACATTACTTATCAAAGGAAATTCTCCGTTATTAAAGCTCGACTGGAAAAATGACGAGCTTGTCCATAAATAA
- a CDS encoding aminotransferase class V-fold PLP-dependent enzyme — protein MKYSEALLKNRSMEEAQSLQFKMVDEITKEFTDNEFYQLGDVGLHPDFGRPQTTAKAERVLARVFDSEACALVRGSGTGAIRLILAELVAAGDTCLVHTAPMYMTTKETFRQLGLKQEAVDYNDLAAFKSAVAATEAKLVYVQHARQAPHDTYQLGEVIEAAKTIRPDLPVVVDDNYCAFKMPKIGCEYGADYSTFSGFKLLGPEGIGVIVGKAAAIERLHARNYSGGGQVQGHEAHELLRSLTLAPVMLATQNEQVEELYQRIKNGALPGVEDVYMVNAQSKNVMIELAEPIASQVIANAARLGAATYPVGAESRYELAPMVYRPSGSFREADPKLEKHGLRVNPMKSSASTVLRILHLAVKEAQKG, from the coding sequence ATGAAATACAGCGAAGCACTGTTAAAAAATCGATCAATGGAAGAAGCGCAGTCTCTTCAATTTAAAATGGTCGATGAAATAACAAAAGAGTTTACCGACAACGAATTTTATCAACTTGGCGATGTTGGGCTGCATCCTGATTTTGGGCGCCCGCAAACAACAGCTAAAGCAGAGCGTGTGTTAGCCCGAGTATTTGACAGCGAAGCTTGTGCGCTTGTCCGTGGTAGCGGCACAGGGGCGATTCGCCTCATTTTAGCAGAATTAGTGGCAGCAGGAGATACATGTCTTGTTCATACAGCGCCAATGTACATGACGACAAAAGAAACATTTAGGCAGCTTGGCCTGAAGCAAGAAGCAGTTGACTACAATGATCTTGCTGCTTTTAAGAGCGCCGTGGCAGCTACAGAAGCAAAGCTCGTTTATGTCCAACATGCACGCCAGGCTCCTCATGATACGTATCAGCTTGGCGAAGTCATTGAAGCAGCGAAAACGATACGTCCTGATTTGCCAGTCGTAGTCGATGACAACTATTGCGCCTTCAAGATGCCAAAAATCGGCTGTGAATATGGCGCCGATTATTCGACTTTTTCTGGTTTTAAGTTGCTTGGGCCAGAAGGGATTGGCGTTATTGTTGGAAAAGCAGCAGCAATTGAACGCCTCCATGCCCGCAATTATTCAGGGGGGGGCCAAGTACAAGGCCATGAAGCTCATGAGCTTTTACGGAGCTTGACGCTAGCGCCAGTCATGTTGGCGACGCAAAATGAACAAGTCGAAGAACTTTATCAACGTATTAAAAATGGTGCTTTGCCTGGAGTTGAAGATGTTTACATGGTCAATGCCCAGTCTAAAAACGTAATGATTGAGCTTGCTGAACCGATTGCAAGCCAAGTCATTGCCAACGCGGCTCGTCTTGGTGCAGCCACCTATCCAGTCGGCGCGGAGTCCCGTTATGAGTTGGCGCCAATGGTGTACCGTCCATCTGGCAGCTTTAGGGAAGCAGATCCAAAGTTAGAAAAGCATGGCCTGCGTGTTAACCCGATGAAATCAAGTGCAAGCACTGTTCTGCGCATCTTACACTTGGCTGTGAAAGAAGCACAGAAAGGATGA
- a CDS encoding PRD domain-containing protein, translating to MELYTRLQILKEAGTITDKAYRVTTQVVDEQVPDDLHENYAMLVTHLAMALTRIEQNEALTGPGDAVMEEVLASPHLPAAKEAVEKIESLVGEPLPKEEQQFLYMHFVSTFSSVS from the coding sequence ATGGAATTGTATACACGTTTGCAGATTTTAAAAGAAGCAGGGACAATCACGGACAAAGCATACCGTGTCACCACCCAAGTAGTGGACGAGCAAGTTCCTGACGACTTGCATGAGAATTATGCGATGTTAGTGACCCATTTGGCAATGGCATTGACAAGAATTGAACAGAATGAAGCGTTGACTGGTCCAGGGGATGCGGTCATGGAGGAAGTCCTTGCTTCCCCACACTTGCCTGCAGCTAAGGAGGCTGTGGAAAAAATCGAATCCCTTGTTGGCGAACCGCTCCCTAAAGAAGAACAGCAGTTTCTCTATATGCATTTTGTGAGCACATTTTCGTCTGTTTCATAA
- a CDS encoding DUF2620 domain-containing protein, whose translation MKIVIGGQVEKKDIEKLIKEKNPDIETVVKSDLEAAMLLKQGQADYYFGACHTGGGGALAMAISLLGKASCHTISMPGKPPVKEKVEQAVQEGGKAFGFTGDHKEKAVEYLLDALKA comes from the coding sequence ATGAAAATTGTTATTGGCGGCCAAGTAGAAAAGAAGGATATAGAAAAATTAATTAAAGAGAAGAATCCCGATATTGAAACCGTTGTCAAGTCTGATTTAGAGGCAGCGATGCTGCTTAAACAAGGCCAAGCAGATTACTATTTTGGCGCATGCCATACTGGGGGCGGCGGCGCTTTGGCGATGGCGATTTCGTTGCTCGGCAAGGCAAGCTGCCACACGATCTCGATGCCTGGGAAACCACCTGTGAAAGAAAAAGTTGAACAAGCCGTGCAGGAAGGCGGCAAGGCATTTGGCTTCACCGGCGATCATAAAGAAAAAGCGGTCGAATATTTACTCGATGCGTTAAAAGCTTAA
- a CDS encoding phosphotriesterase family protein yields MIETVRGPIKPEELGICACHEHVHIDLSHIKKSNDTALTDYDRVKEDVARFIKAGGKAFIEMTNVGMGRNIQFMRRLSEELDMHIVASTGCYKDPFIPAEALSWNREQFAAFMLQEIEEGIDGSLSKPGVIGEIGSSLNEFKPVETELFHGAIIAAKESGLPLATHTTLGTMALEQVELFAKEGLPLDQVIIGHQDLNENDEVVLEVLAAGCYVAMDTIGKENYRSDRERLTSLLRFIEAGYGDKIMLSTDITRNSHLFAAGGQGFDYTLREFQPRMEASGLSQQEIRKLLIENPANAFSKREGTS; encoded by the coding sequence ATGATTGAAACGGTGAGGGGACCGATTAAGCCCGAAGAACTTGGCATATGTGCTTGCCATGAGCACGTCCATATTGATTTAAGCCATATTAAAAAGTCAAATGACACAGCATTAACCGATTACGACCGTGTAAAAGAAGACGTAGCCCGTTTTATTAAAGCCGGCGGAAAAGCCTTTATTGAAATGACCAATGTCGGCATGGGGCGGAACATCCAATTTATGCGGCGTTTATCTGAAGAGCTCGATATGCATATTGTGGCCAGTACAGGCTGTTACAAAGACCCGTTTATTCCGGCGGAGGCCCTTTCTTGGAACAGGGAGCAATTTGCAGCGTTTATGTTGCAAGAAATTGAGGAAGGCATTGATGGTTCTCTAAGCAAGCCCGGTGTTATTGGGGAAATCGGCAGCAGTTTAAATGAATTCAAACCAGTGGAGACAGAGCTATTTCATGGGGCAATCATTGCAGCGAAGGAGAGTGGATTGCCGTTAGCGACACATACCACATTGGGGACAATGGCGCTTGAGCAAGTCGAGCTGTTCGCAAAGGAAGGGTTGCCGCTCGACCAAGTGATTATTGGGCACCAAGATTTAAATGAAAACGATGAAGTGGTGCTTGAAGTCCTAGCAGCTGGCTGTTACGTCGCGATGGATACGATTGGCAAAGAAAATTACCGTTCTGATCGGGAACGTCTCACTTCACTGTTGCGCTTTATCGAAGCAGGCTATGGGGACAAAATCATGTTATCCACTGATATCACAAGAAATTCCCACCTTTTTGCTGCCGGCGGGCAAGGCTTTGATTACACGCTACGGGAGTTTCAACCGAGAATGGAAGCGTCTGGGCTATCGCAGCAGGAAATACGAAAACTTTTGATTGAAAACCCAGCAAACGCGTTTTCAAAGAGGGAAGGGACATCATGA
- a CDS encoding YhfX family PLP-dependent enzyme, with product MFTSMIAKRNPKLVEAAVCLHQSGALAPNTHLIDLDALERNAAILAKTAEEHGMTLYYMTKQIGRSGFVGKHIEKSGIHKAVAVDIDEAIQLKDGGCAIGNLGHLVQPGKNQWPFVLTEMKPEVVTLFSLERAKQLNEAAVQAGVVQDVIIRVISKGDCVFPGQYGGFLLEELPEAIKELTAFTGIRLIGVTSFPVLAYTPGDKSYHYASNAQTIVKAVRLLQQAGVEVKHVNTPSATSVNTIPMLKQLGATHAEPGHALTGTTPLHAYREDLAELPAMVYVSEISHQDQTHAYTIAGGFYPRSNMAYAFYGDSPRTIFNKAEVDLVSPGNIDYYGALKREQGMQTGDTVVYAYRSQVFVTRSHVAFVRGVANGKPVIVHQQKRGM from the coding sequence ATGTTTACTAGCATGATCGCTAAGCGTAACCCGAAGTTGGTGGAAGCGGCAGTCTGCCTTCATCAAAGCGGAGCTCTTGCGCCTAATACCCATTTAATCGATCTCGATGCGCTTGAACGAAATGCCGCCATTCTTGCAAAGACAGCGGAAGAACATGGCATGACGCTATATTACATGACGAAGCAGATTGGTAGAAGTGGCTTTGTCGGCAAACACATTGAAAAGAGCGGCATTCACAAAGCCGTTGCTGTCGATATCGATGAAGCGATTCAACTAAAGGACGGCGGCTGTGCGATCGGCAACTTAGGGCATTTGGTCCAACCTGGCAAAAACCAATGGCCATTTGTATTAACAGAAATGAAACCGGAAGTCGTCACGCTCTTCTCACTTGAACGGGCTAAACAATTAAATGAAGCCGCTGTACAAGCAGGAGTAGTACAAGACGTTATTATCCGTGTTATCAGCAAAGGAGATTGTGTTTTTCCAGGCCAATATGGCGGCTTTTTATTGGAAGAATTGCCGGAAGCAATCAAAGAGTTAACGGCATTCACAGGAATTCGCTTAATCGGTGTGACGAGCTTTCCCGTTTTAGCGTATACCCCTGGAGACAAGAGCTACCATTACGCAAGCAATGCGCAAACGATTGTCAAAGCCGTCCGTCTTCTCCAACAAGCTGGAGTGGAAGTGAAGCATGTCAATACGCCAAGCGCCACGAGTGTGAATACAATCCCAATGCTTAAACAACTTGGCGCGACACACGCAGAGCCAGGCCATGCTCTTACTGGTACAACGCCGTTGCATGCCTACCGCGAGGATTTAGCTGAGCTGCCGGCTATGGTGTATGTCTCTGAAATTTCACATCAGGACCAAACTCATGCTTATACGATTGCAGGGGGATTTTACCCACGCTCAAATATGGCTTATGCGTTTTATGGTGATTCACCTAGGACGATTTTTAATAAAGCGGAAGTCGATCTCGTTTCACCTGGCAATATTGATTATTATGGTGCATTGAAGCGTGAACAGGGAATGCAGACAGGTGATACGGTTGTGTACGCCTACCGTTCACAAGTGTTTGTGACCCGTTCCCACGTTGCCTTTGTCAGAGGTGTGGCAAACGGCAAGCCGGTTATTGTCCATCAGCAAAAAAGGGGGATGTAG
- a CDS encoding YitT family protein, with amino-acid sequence MSTIKHHKSKKLKLILRGMAIVIGGFIAAYGLEAVLIPNNVSDGGVTGLSIVGSQLFGLPLGVLIAVINIPFIWLGYKQIGKSFAIYSIIGIASLAVSTSLMHHIPTIIEGDTLLVTVVGGIVLGFGMGLALRNGGALDGIDMLAVLLSRKLPFGTSDLILFLNLFVFIFVSTVFGLQGAILSGIAYFIASKVIHVVEVGLSGSKTFKIITTQPELMGETIRDRLGRSATYNEVYGSYTKEKFREITCVINRLEESKMKEIIQEIDEDAFVTVYDVAEVRGGNFRKRNIH; translated from the coding sequence ATGAGTACGATAAAACATCATAAGTCGAAAAAACTCAAACTGATTTTGCGGGGAATGGCCATCGTGATTGGTGGCTTTATTGCCGCATACGGGCTTGAAGCGGTATTAATCCCGAACAACGTTTCTGATGGGGGCGTCACGGGCCTAAGCATCGTAGGTTCACAGTTATTTGGATTGCCGTTAGGCGTTCTTATTGCAGTCATCAATATCCCTTTTATTTGGTTAGGCTATAAACAAATAGGCAAAAGTTTTGCCATTTATTCGATTATCGGGATCGCTTCATTAGCTGTTAGCACCAGTCTTATGCACCATATTCCAACGATTATTGAAGGGGATACGTTGTTGGTTACCGTTGTAGGCGGTATTGTCCTCGGTTTTGGGATGGGACTGGCATTGCGCAATGGTGGGGCATTGGATGGGATTGATATGCTGGCTGTACTGCTTTCCCGAAAATTACCGTTTGGGACAAGCGATTTGATACTTTTCTTAAATTTGTTTGTATTTATTTTTGTTTCAACCGTATTTGGTTTGCAAGGCGCCATTCTCTCAGGTATTGCTTACTTTATCGCTTCTAAAGTGATTCACGTCGTTGAGGTTGGTTTAAGTGGGTCTAAAACCTTTAAAATCATTACAACCCAACCTGAATTAATGGGGGAGACGATACGTGACCGCTTAGGCCGAAGTGCCACGTACAATGAAGTATATGGCAGTTATACGAAAGAAAAATTTAGGGAAATCACTTGCGTCATTAACCGCTTGGAAGAAAGTAAAATGAAAGAAATTATTCAAGAAATTGACGAAGATGCTTTTGTAACTGTATATGACGTTGCAGAAGTGAGGGGCGGCAATTTCAGAAAACGTAATATTCATTAG